From the Lysobacterales bacterium genome, one window contains:
- a CDS encoding protein kinase: MNTVPPPGAGLRAWFEAASEQPTRLRAKWLDAHCPDAALRTRVHDLLDAGRGDADNLLEGVHLHFADIEAHAGMGNADHWLGKRIGPYVLESCIGEGGMSVVYRARVDSATTPRTVAVKILRVGLQAEDRQKAFRREREALSKLDHPNIARLIDGGIIEGTPYLVLDFIDGMPLNTHARTRALDLRARLMLFETMCRAVEAAHRLLIVHRDLKPSNVLVTPDGQLKLVDFGIAKLLDTDEPATRTTRIAFTPDYAAPEQFRNDPVSTATDVFALGVILHELLTGTRPERGWTTRPSVIVGRMGDDDLPPGLVLRRLRADLAGDLDNVILKAIDPDPERRYGSAGALADDIGRYLAGQPVAAHPPSRWYRTRKFVQRHRGAVSLTAALMVGLVSSLGMAVYQGREAAAQARAATAASATARTEAARANAVRDYLLGIFKAAQAQLPEGQRPTPQQLVQAAAARLDASSELDDATRAALHIAYADISSTMSAHADAERAYARAADLLQTQPTQRRDWLATSLRRAYSLSNAGHNAEAIALAEPLMTELRTVADARSVAGLGDWVDILMSAGRFDEAIANADELARRSAALPDVDSAEARFRSLLPGWVRASAGQGKAAEAPLERALAAWRRSPTPKDAEFAGGLGTLSLVKYQLGRIDEARALLEESLALSRTIFKAPHERLGGLLESLSVIELADGDLAAASAHIADARAMYTALFGPAHPKVLSARLTAATIDWERVGIAHAMAEYREIAELCATSNQDASNPDCARTWQNLSNALLHAKQPDDALTANARSLDLRAQLFGEQHGEYAIALAGRGAILSTLGRHVDALSAFDRALAIQQHNGTAENINAATIQRNRSVSLRHLQRNAEALSAVDAAAAIFERLAVKDDARRADMHGLRALIYADGGQTERARSEATRALQLDPVLAKCSDADRSPIRALASAPR, from the coding sequence ATGAACACGGTCCCGCCTCCCGGAGCCGGACTGCGCGCGTGGTTCGAGGCCGCGTCGGAGCAACCGACCCGGCTGCGCGCCAAATGGCTCGATGCGCATTGCCCCGATGCCGCACTGCGCACCCGCGTGCACGATCTGCTCGACGCCGGCCGAGGCGACGCGGACAACCTGCTGGAAGGCGTGCATCTGCATTTCGCCGACATCGAAGCCCACGCCGGCATGGGCAATGCCGACCACTGGCTCGGCAAGCGTATCGGACCTTACGTGCTCGAAAGCTGTATCGGCGAAGGCGGCATGTCGGTGGTCTATCGGGCCCGTGTCGATTCGGCGACCACGCCCAGGACCGTCGCAGTCAAGATCCTGCGTGTCGGCCTGCAGGCCGAGGACCGCCAGAAGGCATTTCGACGCGAACGCGAGGCCTTGTCCAAGCTCGACCACCCCAACATCGCGCGACTGATCGATGGCGGCATCATCGAGGGCACGCCCTACCTGGTGCTCGATTTCATCGACGGCATGCCGCTGAACACGCATGCGCGCACCCGAGCACTGGATCTGCGCGCGCGCCTCATGCTGTTCGAGACCATGTGCCGCGCCGTCGAGGCCGCGCACCGCTTGCTGATCGTGCATCGCGACCTGAAACCATCCAATGTGCTGGTGACCCCCGACGGACAGCTCAAGCTGGTCGATTTCGGCATCGCCAAGCTGCTCGACACCGACGAACCGGCCACGCGCACGACGCGCATCGCATTCACCCCGGACTACGCCGCGCCCGAACAGTTCCGCAATGACCCGGTCTCGACCGCCACCGATGTCTTCGCGCTCGGCGTGATCCTGCACGAACTGCTGACGGGTACGCGCCCCGAGCGCGGCTGGACGACGCGCCCCTCGGTGATCGTCGGCCGGATGGGCGATGATGACCTGCCGCCCGGCTTGGTCCTGCGTCGATTGCGCGCCGATCTCGCGGGCGATCTCGACAACGTGATCCTGAAAGCGATCGACCCCGATCCGGAACGCCGTTATGGCAGTGCCGGCGCGCTCGCCGATGACATCGGACGGTATCTTGCCGGACAGCCGGTGGCAGCGCATCCACCATCACGCTGGTATCGCACGCGCAAGTTCGTGCAGCGCCATCGCGGAGCGGTCAGCCTCACTGCGGCCCTGATGGTCGGTCTGGTCAGCAGCCTCGGCATGGCGGTGTACCAAGGTCGCGAAGCCGCAGCGCAGGCACGCGCCGCAACTGCGGCCTCGGCAACGGCACGCACCGAGGCCGCGCGTGCGAATGCGGTGCGCGACTATCTGCTGGGCATCTTCAAGGCGGCGCAGGCGCAGTTGCCCGAAGGTCAGCGGCCGACACCCCAGCAACTGGTGCAGGCCGCTGCGGCCAGGCTGGATGCAAGCAGCGAGCTCGACGACGCCACCCGCGCCGCATTGCACATCGCCTATGCCGACATCAGCAGCACGATGAGCGCGCATGCCGATGCCGAGCGCGCCTATGCACGCGCCGCCGACCTGCTCCAGACGCAACCGACGCAGCGACGCGACTGGCTCGCGACCAGCTTGCGCCGTGCCTACTCGCTGAGCAACGCCGGGCACAATGCCGAGGCGATCGCGCTGGCCGAGCCGCTGATGACCGAATTGCGCACCGTGGCCGATGCCCGCAGCGTCGCCGGCCTCGGCGACTGGGTCGATATCCTGATGTCGGCCGGGCGCTTCGACGAAGCAATCGCGAATGCCGATGAGTTGGCACGGCGATCGGCTGCACTGCCGGACGTCGATTCGGCGGAAGCGCGTTTCCGGTCGCTGCTGCCCGGCTGGGTGCGCGCGAGTGCCGGCCAGGGCAAGGCCGCGGAGGCGCCGCTCGAACGCGCGCTGGCGGCGTGGCGACGGTCACCCACGCCCAAGGATGCGGAGTTCGCGGGCGGCCTTGGCACCCTGTCGCTGGTGAAGTACCAGTTGGGGCGCATCGACGAGGCGCGTGCGCTGCTGGAGGAATCGCTGGCCCTGTCGCGCACAATCTTCAAGGCGCCCCATGAACGCCTGGGCGGACTGCTCGAAAGTCTGTCGGTGATCGAACTCGCCGATGGCGATCTCGCCGCCGCATCGGCGCACATCGCCGATGCGCGCGCGATGTACACCGCGCTGTTCGGTCCCGCACACCCGAAGGTGCTGTCGGCACGACTGACCGCCGCGACCATCGACTGGGAACGCGTCGGCATCGCGCACGCGATGGCCGAATATCGCGAGATCGCCGAGCTGTGCGCGACATCGAATCAGGACGCCAGCAATCCCGATTGCGCCCGGACCTGGCAAAACCTCAGCAATGCGCTGTTGCACGCAAAGCAGCCGGACGATGCGCTCACCGCCAACGCCCGCAGCCTGGACTTGCGCGCGCAACTGTTCGGTGAACAGCACGGCGAATACGCGATCGCACTGGCCGGTCGCGGTGCCATCCTGTCGACGCTGGGCCGCCATGTCGATGCCTTGTCGGCATTCGATCGCGCACTCGCGATCCAGCAGCACAACGGCACTGCCGAAAACATCAATGCCGCGACCATCCAGCGCAATCGTTCGGTGTCGCTGCGCCATTTGCAGCGCAACGCGGAAGCCCTGTCCGCCGTCGACGCGGCCGCCGCGATCTTCGAACGCCTTGCCGTCAAGGACGATGCCCGTCGCGCCGACATGCACGGCCTGCGTGCGCTGATCTACGCCGATGGCGGCCAGACCGAGCGCGCACGCAGCGAAGCGACGCGGGCGCTGCAGCTCGATCCGGTGCTCGCCAAGTGCAGCGATGCCGACCGGAGTCCGATTCGGGCGCTGGCGTCCGCACCGCGCTGA
- a CDS encoding sigma-70 family RNA polymerase sigma factor has product MPNTVSATPNALGIDDAFVRLYAELKRIARAQRRRRGDTLNTTALVHDLYLSMAARREFDLGDPARLYAYAAKAMRHLLIDRARARARLKSGGDLIAIELPGDGQGLLDPLIAHPERAFELDSALSALAHEDARAAEVVELYLFGGLSIERIAELHALSSRTIDRDWRFARAFLQRALSP; this is encoded by the coding sequence ATGCCCAACACGGTCAGCGCCACCCCAAATGCCCTCGGCATCGACGACGCCTTCGTGCGCTTGTATGCCGAACTCAAGCGCATCGCCCGGGCACAGCGGCGGCGACGCGGCGATACTCTGAACACCACGGCCCTGGTCCACGATCTCTATCTGTCGATGGCCGCGCGCCGGGAGTTCGACCTGGGCGACCCGGCGCGGCTCTATGCCTACGCCGCCAAGGCCATGCGCCATCTCCTGATCGATCGTGCCCGCGCCCGCGCCCGCCTGAAGTCCGGCGGCGACCTGATCGCGATCGAACTGCCGGGCGACGGCCAGGGACTGCTCGATCCGCTGATCGCGCATCCCGAGCGCGCCTTCGAACTCGACAGCGCACTCTCCGCACTGGCCCATGAAGACGCACGCGCGGCGGAGGTCGTCGAGCTCTATCTGTTCGGTGGCTTGAGCATCGAGCGCATCGCCGAGTTGCATGCGCTGTCTTCGCGCACGATCGACCGCGACTGGCGCTTTGCACGCGCCTTCCTGCAGCGTGCGCTGTCGCCATGA
- a CDS encoding pseudouridine synthase: protein MSNEETPRRVLSLKRETRDGAPIVEERLQKVMAQAGIGSRRAIEERIGAGEIKVNGNVAEIGGSIRNGDRVEIDGKAFIAMPTPAEEVQLLMYHKPEGELTTTDDPDGRRTVFERLPKLKGARWIAIGRLDMNTTGLLLLTTDGELANAMMHPSREVEREYVCRIHGTVTDEIIERLKNGVQLEDGSAQFDEIHTISLGETHSWFRVTLREGRNREVRRMWEAVGMLVSRLKRIRYGTIELPRQLRRGHYQALPMDEIVALRKELGLGDVPDTLTLQAVLGVRRAQKTVNEFRPSGKAEGWSGQQDEGRELRAFDRVSDDGFRRDRKPGSGARRGKPGGKPGGGGFKPGGPRPAGGKPGGFKGKPRRDAGPGTGARGGPERGNSFGGEQRASHDDDNRGNRIDARPARPSGNFAPGGSAGAGKPRREGGGGKRGPATFTGPMDSHSFMDNPRPQGRGPGGPGARPGAGPRPGGGGRPGGARPGGGKPNRGGPPRGPR from the coding sequence ATGAGCAACGAAGAAACTCCCCGCCGCGTCCTGTCCCTGAAGCGTGAAACCCGCGATGGCGCGCCCATTGTCGAGGAGCGCCTGCAGAAGGTGATGGCGCAGGCCGGCATCGGCTCGCGCCGTGCCATCGAGGAGCGCATCGGCGCCGGCGAGATCAAGGTCAATGGCAACGTCGCGGAAATCGGCGGCAGCATCCGCAACGGCGACCGCGTCGAGATCGACGGCAAGGCGTTCATCGCCATGCCGACGCCGGCCGAGGAAGTGCAGCTGCTGATGTATCACAAGCCGGAAGGCGAACTGACCACGACCGACGATCCGGATGGCCGCCGCACCGTGTTCGAACGATTGCCGAAGCTGAAGGGCGCGCGCTGGATCGCGATCGGCCGGCTCGACATGAACACCACCGGCCTGCTGCTGCTGACGACCGATGGCGAGCTTGCCAACGCGATGATGCATCCCTCGCGCGAAGTCGAGCGCGAATATGTCTGCCGCATCCACGGCACGGTCACCGACGAGATCATCGAGCGACTGAAGAACGGCGTCCAGCTCGAAGATGGCTCGGCGCAGTTCGATGAAATCCACACCATTTCCTTGGGCGAAACGCACAGCTGGTTCCGGGTGACGCTGCGCGAAGGTCGCAATCGCGAAGTGCGCCGCATGTGGGAAGCGGTGGGCATGCTGGTCAGCCGCCTGAAGCGCATCCGTTACGGCACGATCGAGCTGCCGCGACAGCTGCGTCGCGGTCATTACCAGGCGCTGCCGATGGACGAGATCGTGGCGCTGCGCAAGGAGCTCGGTCTCGGCGACGTGCCCGATACGCTGACGCTGCAGGCCGTACTCGGCGTGCGTCGCGCGCAGAAGACGGTCAACGAATTCCGCCCTTCCGGCAAGGCCGAGGGCTGGAGCGGGCAGCAGGACGAAGGTCGCGAATTGCGTGCCTTCGACCGCGTCTCCGACGATGGCTTCCGTCGTGATCGCAAGCCCGGTTCGGGTGCGCGCCGCGGCAAGCCCGGTGGCAAACCGGGCGGCGGCGGATTCAAGCCCGGCGGCCCGCGTCCTGCGGGCGGCAAGCCCGGTGGCTTCAAGGGCAAGCCGCGCCGCGATGCCGGCCCCGGCACCGGTGCGCGCGGCGGTCCGGAGCGCGGCAATTCGTTCGGCGGCGAACAACGGGCGTCGCACGATGATGACAACCGTGGCAATCGGATCGATGCGCGCCCGGCCCGCCCCTCCGGGAATTTCGCCCCAGGTGGCAGCGCTGGAGCCGGCAAGCCGCGCCGCGAGGGTGGTGGCGGCAAACGTGGCCCGGCCACCTTCACCGGCCCGATGGACTCGCATAGCTTCATGGACAATCCGCGCCCGCAAGGTCGCGGTCCAGGGGGTCCCGGCGCCCGTCCGGGCGCCGGTCCGCGTCCTGGCGGCGGTGGACGACCAGGCGGTGCACGCCCCGGCGGCGGAAAACCGAACCGTGGTGGTCCGCCGCGCGGACCGCGCTGA